In Selenomonas sp. TAMA-11512, a genomic segment contains:
- a CDS encoding GTP-binding protein yields MKILVVSGFLGAGKTTFIQALARITGKEFAILENEYGEAGIDGDLLKEGNDGGTVNIWEMTEGCICCSMKGDFAASVLTIANTVDPEYLVIEPTGVGYLSSIMNNVGQIVYERIALLAPVAIVDGYSYTRYMREYKELYTDQIKAAHTIFVSKYEQASREEKAWLGERLREINPEATIHTEHYSTLPKEELLHLLRQGFDGVMMEDPSQASDVREEDMPSTLSFQDARIAGVERLIRMLEDVIRGRYGQIIRAKGVLLVGKEKIRFDVADGRYTITGAERERELAVVFIGHDIQRQRIRRLLSDGAKRIIRSGKKRVEIA; encoded by the coding sequence ATGAAAATACTCGTTGTGTCCGGATTTCTGGGTGCAGGAAAGACAACCTTCATCCAAGCACTTGCAAGGATTACGGGGAAAGAATTCGCCATCCTCGAGAATGAGTATGGAGAGGCCGGCATTGACGGAGATCTTCTCAAAGAGGGAAATGATGGAGGAACGGTCAACATCTGGGAGATGACGGAGGGCTGCATCTGCTGCTCCATGAAAGGCGATTTTGCCGCCTCGGTGCTGACGATTGCCAATACCGTCGACCCCGAGTATCTCGTCATCGAGCCCACGGGCGTGGGCTACCTCTCGTCCATTATGAACAATGTCGGGCAGATCGTCTATGAGCGCATCGCGCTTTTAGCGCCGGTCGCCATCGTTGACGGGTACAGCTATACGCGCTATATGCGTGAGTACAAAGAGCTGTACACGGATCAGATCAAGGCGGCGCACACGATCTTCGTCTCCAAATACGAGCAGGCGAGCCGGGAAGAAAAGGCGTGGCTGGGCGAGCGTCTCCGCGAGATCAATCCGGAAGCGACGATCCATACGGAGCACTATTCGACGCTGCCGAAAGAAGAGCTGCTGCACCTCCTTCGGCAGGGCTTTGACGGCGTGATGATGGAGGATCCGAGTCAAGCGTCCGATGTCCGTGAGGAGGACATGCCGTCGACGCTCAGCTTTCAGGACGCGAGGATCGCCGGGGTGGAGCGCCTGATCCGGATGCTCGAGGACGTCATCCGCGGCAGGTACGGGCAGATCATCCGCGCCAAGGGCGTACTCCTCGTGGGGAAGGAAAAGATACGCTTTGACGTTGCCGACGGACGCTATACGATCACAGGAGCAGAGCGGGAACGGGAGTTGGCGGTCGTGTTCATCGGACACGACATACAGCGTCAGCGGATTCGCAGACTGCTGTCGGACGGTGCGAAGCGCATCATCCGCAGCGGAAAAAAGCGGGTCGAAATCGCATAA
- a CDS encoding flagellin, producing the protein MAITGISQNIANSIHGAHGNLTRQISTGTRYSTAADNPSAYSIDIRMNSNIGAISQSNENTQKSNSMLKVAAGGVESTVSSLSSLREGIINALNDTNTTGDRNTLSQLAGQAIQTVNDNSSVRYNGMALLDGSKSSGVFVSSDTGAKHAVSLGDMGSTALGLTDAQGRMTLDFSSRDGLNAALETVDNALNAALDQATTIGAAQQGLNYQSANYTVTEENTLGASTTMNGTDIAKAATKLKQNDVLQQTWIAAQRMQMDSMTSRYSALGLLR; encoded by the coding sequence ATGGCCATTACAGGCATCAGCCAAAATATAGCGAATTCCATTCACGGCGCGCACGGAAATCTGACCCGTCAGATCTCTACGGGTACAAGGTACAGCACGGCTGCGGACAACCCGTCCGCATATTCCATCGACATTCGCATGAATTCGAACATCGGCGCGATTTCCCAATCCAATGAGAACACGCAGAAATCCAACTCCATGCTCAAGGTCGCCGCGGGCGGCGTCGAAAGCACCGTAAGCTCCCTCTCCTCGCTTCGTGAAGGCATCATCAACGCCCTCAACGACACGAACACGACGGGCGACCGCAACACGCTCAGTCAGCTTGCGGGGCAGGCCATCCAAACCGTCAACGACAACTCTTCCGTCCGGTACAACGGCATGGCACTCCTGGACGGCTCCAAGTCGTCGGGTGTCTTCGTGTCGAGCGACACGGGCGCGAAGCACGCTGTCAGCCTCGGCGATATGGGATCGACGGCGCTCGGTCTCACCGATGCGCAGGGCAGGATGACCCTGGACTTCTCCTCCCGTGACGGGCTCAACGCCGCGCTCGAGACCGTTGACAACGCGCTCAACGCCGCACTCGATCAGGCGACGACCATCGGCGCCGCGCAGCAGGGACTCAACTATCAGTCGGCGAACTACACGGTGACGGAGGAAAACACGCTCGGAGCGTCCACGACGATGAACGGCACCGACATCGCAAAGGCGGCTACAAAGCTGAAGCAAAACGACGTCCTGCAGCAGACATGGATTGCCGCGCAGCGCATGCAGATGGACAGCATGACGAGCCGCTACTCGGCTCTCGGCCTTCTCCGCTGA
- a CDS encoding response regulator transcription factor, whose protein sequence is MKRILIIEDDTAISELERDYLEANGFSAEIISDGSKGLEKALAEDFDLILLDLMLPGIDGFAVCRAVRKEKDTPILLVSARQEEIDKIRGLGVGADDYIVKPFSPNELVARVKAHIARYERLTQKTSQKSDTIFTGALEIQPEARRVFTNGKEANLTRREFDLLLFFAQNPGIAFSKDTLFDRIWGMDALGDTATVMVHINRIREKIEPNPAEPVYIETVWGIGYRFRDDEAAH, encoded by the coding sequence GTGAAACGCATCTTAATCATCGAGGATGATACGGCCATCTCCGAGCTCGAGCGCGACTACCTGGAAGCCAACGGCTTCTCCGCCGAAATCATCTCCGACGGATCAAAGGGCCTGGAAAAGGCGCTTGCCGAAGACTTCGACCTCATCCTGCTCGATCTCATGCTGCCCGGCATCGACGGCTTTGCCGTCTGCCGTGCCGTCCGCAAGGAAAAGGATACGCCGATCCTCCTGGTCTCGGCGCGCCAGGAAGAGATCGACAAGATTCGCGGCCTCGGCGTCGGCGCCGACGACTACATCGTCAAGCCCTTCAGCCCCAATGAGCTTGTGGCACGCGTCAAGGCGCACATCGCTCGCTACGAGCGCCTCACACAGAAGACGTCGCAGAAGTCGGACACGATCTTCACGGGCGCTCTCGAAATCCAGCCCGAAGCGCGCCGTGTCTTCACGAACGGCAAGGAAGCCAACCTCACGCGCCGCGAATTCGATCTGCTGCTCTTCTTCGCACAGAACCCCGGCATTGCCTTCAGCAAGGACACGCTCTTTGACCGCATCTGGGGCATGGACGCCCTCGGCGATACGGCGACCGTCATGGTGCACATCAACCGCATCCGCGAGAAGATCGAGCCGAATCCCGCCGAGCCCGTCTACATTGAAACCGTCTGGGGCATCGGCTATCGCTTCCGCGACGATGAGGCGGCGCACTGA
- a CDS encoding NAD(P)-dependent alcohol dehydrogenase: MKGYAMLKIGSSGWIEKDRPACGPLDAICKPLALAVCTSDIHTLWEGAIGERHNMILGHEGCAEVVEVGSLVKDFKPGDRVLVPAITPDWNSLEAQSGYSMHSGGMLAGWKFSNFKDGVFGEFFHVNDADGNLAHLPKEINTVDACMLSDMVPTGFHGAELADVQFGDVVLVIGIGPVGLMSVAGSNLRGASRIIGVGTRKVCVEAARGYGATDFISYKDGPIADQVMEMTGGKGVDKVIIAGGGVETFSEAVKALKPGGKIGNVNYLGSGNMIDIPRAEWGVGMGHKLINGGLMPGGRLRMEKLGALVAAGKLDLSPLSTHVFDGFEHIEEALFLMRDKPAELIKPVVKLSD, translated from the coding sequence GTGAAAGGTTACGCAATGCTCAAAATCGGTTCGTCCGGATGGATTGAAAAGGATCGTCCGGCCTGCGGCCCGCTCGATGCCATTTGCAAACCCCTTGCCTTGGCTGTTTGCACATCGGACATCCATACGCTGTGGGAGGGTGCAATCGGCGAGCGCCACAACATGATCCTGGGTCATGAGGGCTGCGCCGAGGTCGTAGAGGTCGGCTCGCTTGTCAAGGATTTCAAGCCGGGTGACCGCGTGCTCGTCCCTGCCATCACGCCGGACTGGAATTCGCTGGAAGCACAGTCCGGTTACTCCATGCATTCGGGCGGCATGCTTGCCGGCTGGAAGTTCTCGAACTTCAAGGACGGTGTCTTCGGTGAGTTCTTCCACGTCAACGACGCGGACGGCAACCTCGCGCACCTTCCGAAGGAGATCAATACGGTTGATGCATGCATGCTCTCGGATATGGTGCCGACCGGATTCCACGGCGCGGAGCTTGCCGATGTGCAGTTCGGTGATGTCGTACTTGTCATCGGTATCGGACCTGTCGGTCTCATGTCGGTTGCCGGCTCGAATTTACGCGGCGCATCCCGCATCATCGGTGTCGGTACACGCAAGGTTTGCGTCGAGGCGGCAAGGGGATACGGCGCGACGGATTTCATCAGCTACAAGGATGGCCCGATTGCGGATCAGGTCATGGAGATGACGGGCGGCAAGGGAGTCGATAAGGTCATCATCGCCGGCGGCGGCGTCGAGACGTTCAGCGAGGCGGTCAAAGCCCTCAAGCCGGGCGGCAAGATCGGCAACGTCAACTATCTCGGATCGGGCAATATGATCGATATTCCGCGTGCGGAATGGGGTGTCGGCATGGGCCATAAGCTCATCAACGGAGGCCTGATGCCGGGCGGCCGTCTGCGCATGGAGAAGCTGGGCGCATTGGTTGCGGCAGGCAAGCTGGATCTCTCACCGCTCTCGACACATGTCTTTGACGGGTTTGAGCACATCGAGGAGGCTCTCTTCCTCATGCGCGACAAGCCGGCGGAGCTCATCAAGCCGGTCGTGAAGCTCTCCGACTGA
- a CDS encoding HAMP domain-containing sensor histidine kinase, with protein MLKLRDISLKKRILLTNLLMIALPVSFLLVLGGLLFAGLKTTGTIREAELALLWQDKRDALSIQFAVSSLKSKADRGKQVIDMEADCRALERRGIASLIAKNGEVVYVSPGVDPQDLLASVRAVAGDSASFLRWDERGLALLYRAEKTRTIVIASGAVPFHEHPPKQDSLLHEVLEVLAYIFLAGMALIITMLGRYLARLLSEQIISPLEKLRLAADEIRRGNLDVSPAIDSADEIGEVGRSFDFMRRTLKEEKARREKYDENRKELIAGISHDLATPLTAIKGYASGILDGIAKNPEKERHYIEQIHRSACLMENMVENLFLFSKLDLKKIPFRLEIVDLADYLADFVADRRELFAARGLALSFSSDGKPCRAAIDRTQFPRVLLNFLENSIKYRRENLPAALHIRAEKSGENVLLSFTDNGQGVPSEALDKLFDSFYRTDRARTDTSKGSGLGLAIAREIVTACRGTIWAEANPAGGLILKISLPYKEEETTAERRSDT; from the coding sequence ATGCTGAAGCTGCGCGACATTTCTCTGAAAAAACGCATCCTCCTGACCAATTTACTGATGATCGCCCTGCCTGTCAGCTTTCTGCTCGTGCTCGGCGGACTGCTCTTCGCGGGACTGAAGACGACGGGCACGATCCGCGAAGCCGAACTTGCACTGCTCTGGCAGGACAAGCGCGATGCGCTTTCCATCCAGTTTGCCGTCAGCTCTCTCAAGTCGAAGGCGGACCGCGGCAAACAGGTCATCGACATGGAAGCGGACTGCCGCGCGCTCGAACGACGAGGCATCGCGAGCCTCATTGCCAAGAACGGCGAGGTCGTCTACGTCTCACCCGGAGTCGACCCGCAGGACCTCCTCGCGAGCGTCCGGGCGGTCGCAGGCGATTCCGCCTCCTTCCTGCGCTGGGACGAGCGCGGTCTCGCGCTCCTCTACCGTGCAGAAAAGACGCGCACGATCGTCATCGCGAGCGGCGCCGTCCCCTTTCACGAGCACCCGCCGAAGCAGGACAGTCTCCTGCACGAAGTTCTGGAAGTCCTCGCCTACATCTTCCTTGCAGGCATGGCGCTCATCATCACGATGCTCGGCCGCTACCTCGCGCGCCTGCTTTCCGAGCAGATCATCTCCCCCTTGGAAAAGCTCAGGCTCGCCGCTGACGAGATCCGCCGCGGCAACCTCGACGTCTCCCCCGCCATAGATTCGGCGGACGAGATCGGTGAGGTCGGACGCTCCTTTGATTTCATGCGGCGCACGCTCAAGGAGGAAAAAGCGCGGCGCGAAAAGTACGACGAAAACCGCAAAGAGCTCATCGCGGGCATCTCGCACGACCTCGCGACACCTCTGACCGCCATCAAGGGCTACGCGAGCGGCATCCTCGACGGCATCGCCAAGAACCCCGAAAAAGAACGGCACTATATCGAGCAGATCCATCGAAGCGCCTGCCTCATGGAGAACATGGTGGAAAACCTCTTCCTCTTCTCGAAGCTCGACCTCAAGAAGATTCCGTTCCGGCTCGAAATCGTCGATCTCGCCGACTACCTTGCCGACTTCGTCGCCGACCGGAGAGAGCTGTTCGCCGCGCGCGGACTTGCCCTCAGCTTCTCCTCCGACGGCAAACCGTGCCGTGCCGCCATTGACCGTACACAGTTCCCGCGCGTTCTCCTGAACTTCCTTGAAAACAGCATCAAGTACCGCCGTGAGAATCTTCCCGCCGCGCTTCACATCCGCGCCGAGAAATCGGGCGAAAACGTCCTCCTGAGTTTCACGGACAACGGACAGGGCGTACCGTCCGAGGCTCTCGACAAGCTCTTCGACAGCTTCTACCGTACCGACCGCGCACGCACCGACACGAGCAAGGGCAGCGGTCTCGGGCTCGCCATCGCTCGCGAAATCGTCACCGCCTGCCGCGGCACGATTTGGGCGGAGGCGAATCCCGCCGGTGGCCTCATCCTGAAGATTTCCCTGCCGTACAAAGAAGAAGAAACAACTGCAGAAAGAAGGTCCGACACGTGA
- a CDS encoding heat-shock protein Hsp90, protein MDKTEIIDRVQKIANAPSTDADLKAIADKWLSNVGTPNERELSRQLLSELQLSVRSLDDTLEFFNTPEAADIFGDGLAAFKKLGAEAKAKGEKICFCEACRNGQALLDAREDILS, encoded by the coding sequence ATGGATAAAACAGAAATCATCGACCGCGTGCAGAAGATTGCCAACGCCCCCTCCACCGACGCCGACCTCAAGGCGATTGCGGACAAGTGGCTTTCCAATGTCGGCACGCCGAATGAGCGCGAACTCTCCAGGCAGCTTCTCAGCGAGCTTCAGCTCTCTGTCCGAAGCCTCGACGATACGCTCGAGTTCTTCAACACGCCCGAGGCTGCCGACATCTTCGGCGACGGACTTGCCGCCTTTAAGAAGCTCGGTGCCGAAGCGAAGGCAAAGGGCGAAAAGATCTGCTTCTGCGAAGCCTGCCGCAACGGGCAGGCACTCTTGGATGCCCGCGAAGACATCCTATCGTAG